In a genomic window of Staphylococcus taiwanensis:
- a CDS encoding DegV family protein: MKIAVMADSTGYLPQDFMDKYQIPIAPLSVAFDDGETFTENDNVPIERFYNKMASSKTFPTTSQPAIGEWIKNYEMLRDKGYTDIIVIALSSGISGSYQSATQAGEMVEGVKVHTFDSKLAAMIEGSYTIYATELVKKGFTPEVIIEELKEIRENTGAYLFVDDLKNLQKSGRITGAQAWVGTLLKMKPVLRFEEDGKIHPFEKVRTKKRAFNALEENIFGIIKDKDLEEVTVFVINGDKIDEGKAFYHHLKETYPNVNVQYSEFGPVIASHLGSGGLGLGYFPRKIEIN, encoded by the coding sequence ATGAAAATCGCAGTAATGGCAGATTCAACTGGGTATCTACCACAAGACTTTATGGATAAGTATCAGATACCTATTGCACCATTAAGTGTCGCATTTGATGATGGAGAAACGTTTACTGAAAATGATAATGTTCCAATCGAACGTTTTTATAATAAAATGGCCTCATCTAAAACATTCCCAACAACAAGCCAACCAGCTATTGGAGAATGGATTAAAAACTACGAAATGCTAAGAGATAAAGGTTACACAGACATAATTGTGATTGCCTTATCAAGTGGAATAAGTGGTAGCTATCAATCAGCAACACAAGCTGGAGAAATGGTTGAAGGCGTCAAAGTTCATACTTTTGATAGTAAGTTAGCCGCTATGATTGAAGGAAGTTACACCATTTATGCAACTGAACTTGTGAAAAAGGGCTTCACACCAGAAGTGATAATCGAAGAATTAAAAGAAATTCGTGAGAATACAGGTGCATATTTATTTGTAGATGATTTGAAAAATTTACAAAAAAGTGGCCGTATAACAGGTGCCCAAGCTTGGGTAGGTACTTTATTAAAGATGAAACCAGTGCTTCGCTTTGAAGAAGATGGTAAGATTCATCCATTCGAGAAAGTTCGTACTAAAAAACGTGCTTTTAATGCATTGGAAGAGAATATCTTCGGCATTATTAAAGATAAAGACTTAGAAGAAGTTACAGTCTTTGTAATTAATGGCGATAAAATTGATGAAGGTAAAGCTTTTTATCATCATTTAAAAGAAACTTATCCAAATGTAAATGTACAATATTCTGAGTTTGGTCCAGTCATCGCGTCTCATTTAGGCTCAGGTGGATTAGGATTGGGATATTTCCCTAGAAAAATCGAGATAAATTAA
- a CDS encoding undecaprenyl/decaprenyl-phosphate alpha-N-acetylglucosaminyl 1-phosphate transferase, producing MYTLLLIAVTMVISLIITPIVIKLSIKYDLVDRPNYRKVHTRPVSVLGGTVILLSFLIGIWLGHPIEREVKPLVIGAIVMYLVGLIDDIYDLKPLLKLLGQIIAASIVAFYGITIDFISFPMGPTIHFGILSIPITIIWIVAITNAINLIDGLDGLASGVSAIGLITIAFIAILQANVFIIMICSVLIGALLGFLCFNFHPAKIFLGDSGALMIGFIIGFLSLLGFKNITFISLFFPIVILAVPFIDTLFAMIRRMRNGQHIMQADKSHLHHKLLALGYTHRQTVLLIYSIAILFSLSSIILYLSQPLGVLLMFILIVVTIELIVEFTGLIDDNYRPILNLITKKNDEHHAQDKVKHK from the coding sequence ATGTATACTTTACTACTCATTGCTGTAACAATGGTAATCAGTTTAATAATCACACCTATCGTAATTAAGCTATCTATTAAATACGATTTAGTAGATAGACCTAATTACAGAAAAGTACATACAAGGCCTGTGTCAGTATTAGGCGGTACCGTAATATTACTTTCTTTTCTAATTGGCATTTGGCTTGGTCATCCAATTGAAAGGGAAGTGAAACCTCTAGTTATTGGTGCAATTGTAATGTACTTAGTTGGGTTGATTGATGACATCTATGATTTGAAGCCACTATTAAAATTACTAGGTCAAATAATTGCCGCTTCAATTGTAGCTTTTTATGGCATAACAATAGATTTTATTTCTTTTCCGATGGGTCCCACAATTCATTTTGGAATATTAAGTATCCCAATCACTATTATTTGGATAGTGGCTATTACTAACGCGATTAATTTAATTGATGGTTTAGATGGTTTAGCTTCCGGGGTATCAGCAATTGGTTTAATCACCATTGCATTTATCGCAATTTTACAAGCCAATGTCTTTATTATCATGATTTGTAGTGTGCTTATTGGTGCTTTACTAGGTTTCTTATGTTTCAATTTCCATCCAGCAAAGATATTTTTAGGTGATAGTGGTGCTTTGATGATTGGATTCATCATAGGATTTCTATCCTTGCTAGGCTTTAAGAATATTACATTTATATCATTATTCTTCCCAATCGTAATTCTTGCCGTTCCATTTATTGATACATTGTTCGCGATGATTCGAAGAATGAGAAATGGACAACATATTATGCAAGCAGACAAGTCCCACTTACATCATAAATTATTAGCACTCGGTTATACGCATCGCCAAACCGTATTACTGATATACTCAATAGCCATTTTATTTAGTTTATCAAGTATTATCTTATATCTATCACAACCTTTAGGTGTACTACTCATGTTTATTCTTATTGTAGTCACAATTGAGTTGATTGTTGAATTTACAGGATTAATTGACGATAATTATCGTCCAATACTTAATTTGATTACTAAGAAAAATGATGAACATCATGCACAGGATAAAGTGAAACATAAATAA
- a CDS encoding ComF family protein, producing the protein MPKCVQCLKTIHEPLTILNFYRPVERMCKTCQQEWDNVKLIQDHHRCPRCLNYHEDVDAVCLDCQFLEKEFALMSQLYCDYQYSGVMKETIHNYKFMRDYYLADVLASQLRLPQTSYDMIVPIPSPYERDLDRTFNPVTTVLKKMGVKYHNILGTDLRPKQSLLGKIERAKAPNPFYVKEDMDLTDKEILLVDDIYTTGLTIHHAGCKLYDKNVRKFKVFTFSR; encoded by the coding sequence ATGCCTAAATGTGTGCAGTGTTTAAAGACGATTCATGAGCCACTCACTATTTTAAACTTTTATCGACCTGTCGAAAGAATGTGTAAAACATGTCAACAAGAATGGGATAACGTGAAATTGATTCAAGACCATCATCGTTGTCCAAGATGCTTAAACTATCATGAAGATGTGGATGCTGTTTGTTTGGATTGCCAATTTTTAGAAAAAGAATTTGCACTCATGTCACAACTATACTGTGATTACCAATATAGCGGCGTGATGAAAGAAACCATCCATAATTATAAATTTATGAGAGATTATTATTTAGCTGATGTACTGGCATCACAACTTCGCTTACCTCAAACTTCATATGACATGATTGTACCCATACCATCGCCTTATGAGCGTGATTTAGATCGAACATTTAATCCTGTGACGACTGTTTTAAAGAAAATGGGGGTCAAATATCATAATATTCTTGGAACTGACCTTAGACCCAAACAATCATTATTAGGTAAAATTGAGAGAGCGAAAGCACCCAATCCATTTTACGTCAAAGAGGATATGGATTTAACTGATAAAGAAATATTACTCGTAGATGATATTTATACAACTGGATTAACAATACATCATGCAGGGTGTAAATTGTATGATAAAA
- a CDS encoding YigZ family protein, translating into MSEHVITIKQAHTIENVINKSRFIAHIKPISSEDEAKAFINEMKQTHKEANHNCSAYTVGDQMNIQKANDDGEPSGTAGVPMLEILKKLDVHDVCVVVTRYFGGIKLGGGGLIRAYSGAVRDVIYDIGRVELRDAIPTTVTINYDLTGKFEYELASTSYILRDTTYTDKVSYQIDVVQSEYDNFIDFLNRNTAGNFELHEGNVKKLPFDIPTT; encoded by the coding sequence TTGAGTGAACATGTGATTACTATCAAACAAGCACATACAATTGAAAATGTGATTAATAAATCTCGTTTTATTGCACATATAAAACCAATCTCTTCTGAAGATGAAGCGAAAGCTTTTATAAATGAAATGAAACAAACGCATAAAGAAGCGAACCATAATTGTTCTGCCTACACTGTTGGTGATCAAATGAATATTCAAAAAGCCAATGATGATGGTGAACCGAGTGGTACAGCTGGCGTACCCATGCTTGAAATATTAAAGAAATTAGATGTTCATGACGTCTGTGTTGTCGTTACACGTTACTTTGGCGGCATTAAATTAGGTGGCGGTGGCTTGATTCGTGCTTATAGTGGTGCTGTAAGAGACGTCATCTACGATATTGGTCGCGTTGAATTAAGAGATGCGATACCGACTACAGTAACGATCAATTATGACTTAACAGGTAAATTCGAATATGAATTAGCCTCCACATCCTATATTTTAAGAGATACAACATATACCGATAAGGTAAGTTATCAAATTGATGTCGTTCAATCAGAATATGATAACTTTATTGATTTTTTAAATCGAAATACAGCTGGAAACTTTGAATTACATGAAGGAAATGTGAAAAAGTTACCTTTCGATATTCCAACGACTTAA
- a CDS encoding DEAD/DEAH box helicase family protein: MHNENALCITLILVLLGFLFLKKEVILIKYYGKLVFPNVELSDETVIIKTPGIVKTSKGYRCIQCGNEDDKQLCEYEAAFSKENIIYCRSCIQLGRMDNVTEYRITESVCSKTDGYYALPFKLSEQQCYASEKIVDAIHHFKDLLLYAVTGAGKTEMMFEGIRIARQLGYNVAVISPRVDVVIEISLRIKEAFIYEEIDVLHQSSQQQYNGHFVIATVHQMYRFKTHFDIIFIDEVDAFPLSMDPRLVEAIQLASKPQHSHIFMTATPPKNLLKQLPHEQIIQLPARFHRRPLPVPQFKYFKLNTKHIQYKLKQLLLRQIEAQRYTLVFFNNIEIMKQVFKLYHYLFPDLIYVSSKDALRFEKVEALRKGEHRIVFTTTILERGFTMPRLDVIVMNAESFDKAALVQISGRVGRKQEAPTGTVIFLHEGVSLSMIQAKKDIKHMNQLGLTKGWLDA, encoded by the coding sequence ATGCACAATGAGAATGCATTGTGTATTACCCTTATCCTAGTGCTTTTAGGCTTTTTATTTTTGAAAAAGGAAGTGATACTTATAAAATATTATGGAAAATTAGTATTTCCTAATGTTGAATTAAGTGACGAGACAGTCATTATTAAGACACCCGGTATTGTTAAAACGTCAAAAGGTTATCGATGTATACAATGTGGCAATGAAGATGATAAACAATTGTGTGAATATGAAGCGGCATTTTCAAAGGAGAACATCATTTATTGTCGTAGTTGTATTCAATTAGGTCGTATGGATAATGTCACGGAATATCGAATAACAGAAAGTGTTTGTAGTAAAACAGATGGCTATTATGCATTACCATTTAAATTATCTGAACAGCAGTGTTATGCTTCAGAAAAGATAGTTGATGCGATTCATCATTTCAAGGATTTACTCTTATATGCTGTAACTGGAGCAGGGAAAACAGAAATGATGTTTGAAGGTATCCGAATTGCACGTCAATTAGGCTATAATGTAGCGGTTATTTCACCGAGAGTAGATGTGGTAATTGAAATTAGTTTACGTATCAAAGAAGCGTTTATCTATGAAGAAATTGACGTCTTACATCAATCAAGTCAGCAACAATACAATGGTCATTTCGTTATAGCAACGGTACATCAAATGTATCGTTTTAAAACACATTTCGACATTATATTTATCGATGAAGTCGATGCTTTTCCACTATCTATGGATCCAAGACTTGTAGAAGCGATTCAACTTGCCTCTAAACCACAACACAGTCATATATTTATGACAGCTACGCCTCCCAAAAATTTATTGAAACAATTGCCTCATGAACAAATTATTCAATTGCCCGCTCGGTTTCATAGACGTCCTTTGCCAGTTCCTCAATTTAAGTATTTCAAATTAAACACAAAACACATTCAATACAAGTTAAAACAATTATTGCTTCGACAAATTGAAGCGCAGCGTTACACGCTAGTCTTTTTTAATAATATTGAAATAATGAAACAAGTATTTAAACTTTATCATTATCTCTTTCCAGATTTAATATATGTTTCAAGCAAAGATGCGTTACGTTTTGAGAAAGTCGAAGCTTTACGTAAGGGCGAACATCGAATTGTCTTTACGACAACAATTTTAGAACGAGGTTTTACTATGCCTCGTTTAGACGTGATTGTGATGAATGCTGAAAGTTTTGACAAAGCAGCACTAGTACAAATTTCGGGACGGGTAGGACGCAAACAAGAAGCGCCAACCGGAACAGTTATTTTTTTACATGAAGGTGTGAGCTTATCCATGATTCAAGCTAAGAAGGATATTAAGCATATGAATCAATTAGGCTTAACGAAAGGGTGGTTAGATGCCTAA